Proteins encoded in a region of the Dorea longicatena genome:
- a CDS encoding helix-turn-helix domain-containing protein yields the protein MFRKSKIEPVEKVKIVERYLAGEIGIQQAGKELGVDHHSIRNWISIYQYDGPTGLLNQPKNKSYSKDLKISAINDYLNGEGSLQDICTKYGIRSHRQLSDWIKVYNSGGILKISTGGAYMKKAKNTTLDERLKIVTDCLANDKNYGAMALKYDCSYQQVRNWVIRYEKMGQAGLEDRRGRRIASLPSRTPEEELRDKIAELERRNLDLQMENDLLKKVRELERRGRYL from the coding sequence ATGTTCAGAAAGAGTAAGATAGAACCAGTAGAAAAAGTAAAAATAGTCGAACGCTACCTTGCAGGAGAAATTGGCATACAGCAAGCAGGAAAAGAATTGGGAGTTGATCATCATAGTATTCGAAATTGGATTTCTATTTATCAGTATGATGGACCAACTGGATTACTCAATCAACCGAAAAACAAATCTTATTCAAAAGATTTAAAAATATCTGCTATAAATGATTATCTTAACGGAGAAGGATCTCTTCAGGATATTTGCACAAAATACGGAATTCGTTCACACAGACAGCTTTCCGATTGGATTAAGGTGTATAATTCTGGTGGAATATTAAAAATATCCACTGGAGGTGCTTACATGAAAAAGGCAAAGAACACTACACTTGATGAGAGATTAAAAATAGTAACAGATTGTCTTGCAAATGATAAGAATTATGGTGCAATGGCACTCAAATATGATTGTTCCTATCAACAAGTTCGCAATTGGGTAATACGATACGAAAAGATGGGTCAAGCGGGTCTGGAAGACAGACGTGGACGTCGTATAGCTTCTCTTCCAAGCAGAACACCTGAAGAAGAGCTACGTGACAAGATAGCTGAACTGGAAAGAAGAAATCTAGACTTACAAATGGAGAATGATCTGTTAAAAAAAGTCAGAGAACTGGAAAGGAGGGGTCGCTATCTTTAA
- a CDS encoding DegV family protein, with protein sequence MKTAVMTDTNSGIMKAEADSMGIFLIPMPVIIDDETHYEGIDLTEDSFYGSLTGGQNVSTSQPSPGDLMDLWDDILEQGYDEIIHIPMSSGLSASCSTAISLSDDYDGKVQVADNHRISVTQRESVMHAKKLAEAGKSAKEIKEVLEAEAYNSSIYIAVDTLEFLKKGGRVTAAGAALGSVLNIKPILTIQGGKLDAFAKTRGMKKCKQKMVEALKNDRETRFKDADDKHLLVGAAGSNLTEEEAAEWKQMLVEAFPNSYVYYDPLSFSVGCHIGPKGYGMGISVCSKDYDK encoded by the coding sequence ATGAAAACAGCTGTTATGACAGATACCAACAGCGGAATTATGAAAGCAGAAGCCGACTCCATGGGAATTTTCCTGATTCCTATGCCAGTCATTATCGATGATGAGACACATTATGAGGGAATTGATCTTACAGAAGATTCTTTCTACGGAAGCCTGACCGGCGGACAGAATGTATCTACATCCCAGCCATCTCCAGGCGATCTGATGGATCTCTGGGATGATATATTAGAACAGGGTTATGATGAGATCATTCATATCCCAATGTCCAGCGGACTGAGTGCTTCTTGTTCAACCGCTATCAGCCTTTCCGATGATTATGATGGCAAAGTACAGGTTGCAGACAACCACAGAATCTCCGTTACGCAGAGAGAATCTGTCATGCATGCCAAGAAGCTTGCAGAAGCCGGAAAATCAGCAAAAGAGATCAAAGAAGTATTAGAGGCCGAAGCCTATAACTCCAGTATCTATATTGCTGTCGACACTCTTGAGTTCCTGAAAAAAGGCGGACGCGTCACCGCAGCCGGTGCTGCACTCGGAAGTGTTCTTAACATCAAGCCGATTCTCACTATCCAGGGTGGTAAGCTGGACGCATTTGCCAAGACACGCGGCATGAAGAAATGTAAGCAGAAAATGGTTGAAGCATTAAAGAATGACCGTGAGACACGATTTAAAGACGCTGACGACAAACATCTTCTCGTTGGTGCTGCCGGCTCTAACCTCACGGAAGAAGAGGCCGCAGAATGGAAACAGATGCTTGTAGAAGCATTTCCGAATTCTTATGTATACTATGATCCACTTTCATTCAGTGTAGGATGCCATATCGGACCAAAGGGATATGGAATGGGGATTAGTGTTTGTTCGAAAGATTATGATAAATAA
- a CDS encoding DegV family protein, whose translation MRDYIISCCSTADLTEEHFKARDISYICFHFELNGKEYADDLGKSIPFDQFYAAMAAGADTKTSQVNAEEFEEYFEPFLKAGKDILHITLSSGISGVINSAMIAKENLEERYPDRKILIVDSLGASSGYGLLMDKLADLRDEGKSLDEVFRYAEKHRLNVHHWFFSTDLTFYVKGGRISKTAGAIGGVLNICPLLNMDNQGRLIPRYKIRTKRKVIRTIVDKMAEYADHQTDYNGKCYISHSECYEDARAVADLVESRFPYLNGKVEINNVGTTIGSHTGPGTVALFFWGDTRTE comes from the coding sequence ATGAGGGATTATATTATCAGCTGCTGTTCAACAGCAGATCTTACTGAAGAACATTTTAAAGCACGCGACATATCTTACATCTGTTTTCACTTTGAGCTGAATGGCAAAGAATACGCAGACGATCTTGGAAAATCTATCCCATTCGATCAATTCTATGCAGCTATGGCGGCCGGAGCCGATACGAAGACTTCACAGGTCAATGCCGAAGAATTTGAAGAATATTTCGAACCTTTCCTTAAAGCAGGAAAAGATATCCTGCATATCACACTTTCATCCGGAATTTCAGGAGTAATTAATTCTGCAATGATTGCAAAAGAGAATCTTGAAGAACGTTATCCTGACCGCAAGATCCTGATCGTAGATTCTCTCGGCGCATCTTCCGGATATGGACTTTTGATGGATAAACTTGCCGATCTTCGCGACGAGGGGAAATCTCTGGACGAGGTTTTCCGCTATGCTGAAAAGCACCGTCTCAACGTACATCACTGGTTCTTTTCTACCGATCTTACATTTTACGTAAAGGGCGGACGCATTTCCAAAACAGCAGGTGCTATCGGAGGTGTCTTAAATATCTGCCCTCTTCTTAACATGGATAATCAGGGCCGTCTGATTCCAAGATATAAGATTCGTACAAAGCGTAAAGTCATTCGCACTATTGTAGATAAGATGGCCGAATATGCCGATCACCAGACCGACTATAATGGGAAATGTTACATTTCTCACTCCGAATGCTACGAAGATGCCAGAGCAGTTGCCGATCTTGTGGAATCCCGCTTCCCATATCTGAATGGAAAAGTCGAGATCAATAACGTAGGTACGACGATTGGAAGTCATACAGGACCGGGCACAGTTGCTTTGTTCTTCTGGGGTGATACACGAACCGAATAA
- a CDS encoding radical SAM protein: MSKKNDTDNHIEIEKRKSMLTDCVLCPRNCHADRINGRWGRCHETAEIVVARAALHMWEEPCISGDAGSGAVFFSGCPMGCVFCQNHNIAEAKAGKSITVERLSEIFLELQEKGAANINLVTPTHYVLQIIEALDLARKEGLSLPIVYNTSGYEKPETIRMLDGYVDVYLPDFKYMESELAAAYSGAPDYPKYAKAALKEMLHQTGNIQIDKDTGMIQKGVIVRHLVLPGHVKNSKAVIKYLLETYQDQILISIMNQYTPMPQVSGDPLLSRKVTKREYEKVIDYALELGMEDGFIQEGEAAKESFIPEFDCEGV, from the coding sequence ATGAGTAAAAAGAATGATACAGATAACCATATAGAAATAGAAAAAAGGAAAAGCATGTTAACAGATTGCGTACTGTGCCCAAGAAATTGTCACGCAGACCGTATAAACGGCCGGTGGGGAAGATGTCATGAGACCGCGGAAATCGTTGTGGCAAGGGCTGCGCTGCATATGTGGGAAGAACCTTGCATATCCGGAGATGCTGGCTCAGGAGCCGTATTTTTTTCCGGCTGCCCGATGGGCTGCGTTTTTTGTCAGAACCATAATATAGCCGAAGCAAAAGCAGGAAAGTCAATTACGGTAGAAAGACTGTCAGAAATATTCCTGGAACTGCAGGAAAAAGGGGCGGCCAATATCAATCTCGTAACGCCGACGCATTATGTTTTGCAGATCATAGAAGCGTTAGATCTGGCAAGAAAAGAAGGTCTGTCTCTTCCTATTGTCTACAATACGAGCGGCTATGAAAAGCCGGAGACGATACGGATGCTGGATGGATACGTAGACGTCTATCTTCCGGATTTTAAATACATGGAATCAGAACTTGCGGCAGCATATTCCGGGGCACCCGATTATCCGAAATATGCGAAAGCAGCCTTAAAAGAAATGCTGCATCAGACGGGAAACATTCAGATTGATAAAGACACCGGTATGATACAAAAAGGCGTGATTGTAAGACATCTGGTACTTCCGGGACATGTGAAAAACTCTAAAGCAGTCATAAAATATCTGCTCGAAACCTATCAAGACCAGATCCTGATCAGCATCATGAATCAATACACCCCAATGCCGCAAGTGTCAGGAGATCCACTACTCAGCCGTAAAGTTACAAAAAGAGAATACGAAAAAGTTATAGATTACGCACTGGAACTTGGAATGGAAGACGGCTTCATTCAGGAAGGAGAAGCCGCAAAAGAAAGCTTCATCCCGGAATTTGATTGTGAGGGGGTATAG
- a CDS encoding Cof-type HAD-IIB family hydrolase: MDYQILVLDLDGTLTNSKKEITQPTLEALIEIQEAGKKVVLASGRPTQGVMPLAEQLHLEDYGSYILSFNGGRITDCRTKQAIYNKILPADCIQGVYKTVRKYASQGIDVLTYTPEHILSGIKSNQYTELESRINQMPVIDASENFLDCVPDDPNKFLVTGDPAVLDQIRKELSKQFHSYLSVYCSDPFFVEVMPAGIDKAHSLLKLLTSIGLTTEQMICCGDGYNDLTMIETAGLGVAMANAQPAVRETADYITKSNDEDGVLHVINEFMR, from the coding sequence ATGGATTATCAGATTCTCGTCCTTGATCTGGACGGAACTCTTACCAACTCCAAAAAAGAAATTACACAGCCGACCCTGGAAGCTCTGATCGAGATCCAGGAGGCCGGAAAAAAAGTTGTACTCGCCAGCGGCCGCCCGACACAGGGCGTTATGCCACTGGCCGAACAGCTTCATCTGGAAGATTACGGAAGTTATATCCTTTCTTTTAACGGTGGCCGCATTACAGACTGCCGGACAAAGCAGGCAATCTACAACAAGATTCTTCCTGCTGATTGTATTCAGGGAGTCTACAAAACGGTCCGAAAATACGCCAGCCAGGGGATTGATGTCCTGACTTATACCCCGGAACATATCTTATCCGGTATTAAATCCAACCAATATACAGAACTCGAATCCCGCATCAATCAGATGCCTGTCATTGACGCAAGTGAGAACTTTCTGGACTGCGTTCCGGATGATCCGAATAAATTTCTTGTAACCGGAGATCCGGCTGTATTAGATCAGATACGCAAAGAACTAAGTAAACAGTTTCATTCTTATCTTTCGGTCTACTGTTCCGACCCTTTCTTCGTAGAAGTTATGCCAGCCGGAATCGACAAGGCGCATTCCCTGCTTAAGTTATTAACGAGTATCGGACTGACCACTGAACAGATGATCTGTTGCGGTGACGGATATAATGATCTGACGATGATTGAAACTGCCGGTCTTGGCGTGGCTATGGCAAATGCTCAGCCTGCGGTACGGGAGACGGCAGATTATATTACGAAATCGAATGATGAGGATGGGGTACTGCATGTGATTAATGAATTTATGCGGTAG
- a CDS encoding UDP-N-acetylmuramoyl-tripeptide--D-alanyl-D-alanine ligase, with translation MKNLSIENITKACRGTFHGDESILSQEVSGVVIDSRKVQPGYLFVAIDGERVNAHKFIPDTVKAGAMCVVSHEDLGETDFPYILVESTGQALLDIAKLYRDSFDMKVVGITGSVGKTSTKEMIASVLAQKYHVHKTLGNFNNEWGLPITIFDMPEDTEVAVLEMGVNHFGEMRRLSSVASPDICVITNIGIAHLEFFKTREGILQEKSQMIQDMKNGGSIILNGDDDLLSKMSPVKGVTPVFFGMGDNCAFRADNIEPQGLRGTSCTITLKDGSSFDCLVPVPGIHMVSNAVAGAAVGYTLGLTADEIKAGIESLPSIPGRNHIIETDHMIILDDCYNANPISMKASIDVLNMAIGRKVAVLGNMGELGDTAEALHAEVGTYAAEQNVDLVCGIGDLTRSLVEEASKGANTEALWFADNESFIQAIPDIIKDGDNVLVKASHGMNFPQIVHALEEL, from the coding sequence ATGAAAAATCTTTCAATTGAAAATATAACCAAGGCCTGCAGAGGTACCTTCCATGGTGATGAAAGTATCCTCAGCCAGGAAGTATCCGGCGTCGTGATCGACAGCCGGAAGGTGCAGCCTGGTTACTTATTTGTTGCCATTGACGGAGAACGTGTCAATGCACACAAATTCATCCCGGATACTGTAAAAGCCGGTGCCATGTGTGTCGTATCACACGAAGATCTCGGTGAGACGGATTTCCCTTATATCCTGGTAGAATCCACAGGCCAGGCACTGCTCGACATTGCCAAGCTTTACCGTGATTCTTTCGACATGAAGGTTGTCGGAATTACCGGAAGTGTTGGAAAGACCAGCACCAAAGAGATGATCGCATCCGTTCTGGCTCAGAAATATCACGTACACAAAACACTTGGCAACTTCAATAACGAATGGGGACTTCCAATCACCATCTTCGATATGCCGGAGGACACAGAAGTTGCGGTCCTTGAGATGGGTGTCAATCATTTCGGTGAGATGCGCCGTCTCTCTTCTGTAGCCAGTCCTGACATCTGTGTGATCACCAATATCGGTATCGCACATCTGGAATTCTTCAAGACAAGAGAGGGAATCCTTCAGGAAAAATCGCAGATGATCCAGGATATGAAGAACGGTGGTTCCATTATCCTGAATGGTGACGATGACCTGCTGTCCAAAATGAGTCCTGTCAAAGGTGTGACTCCTGTCTTCTTTGGAATGGGAGACAACTGTGCATTTCGTGCTGACAATATCGAGCCACAGGGACTTCGCGGAACTTCCTGCACCATCACATTAAAGGATGGCTCTTCTTTCGACTGTCTGGTTCCTGTACCGGGTATCCACATGGTAAGCAATGCTGTTGCAGGTGCTGCTGTCGGATACACACTGGGACTGACTGCTGATGAGATCAAGGCCGGCATCGAATCCCTGCCTTCCATCCCTGGACGTAACCACATCATCGAGACCGATCATATGATCATCTTAGATGACTGTTACAATGCCAACCCAATCTCCATGAAGGCTTCCATTGATGTCCTTAACATGGCAATCGGACGTAAGGTTGCAGTTCTTGGTAATATGGGAGAACTCGGTGACACTGCAGAGGCACTTCATGCAGAAGTCGGTACATACGCAGCCGAACAGAATGTAGACCTTGTCTGTGGAATCGGTGATCTGACACGCTCTCTGGTAGAAGAAGCGTCCAAAGGTGCGAATACAGAGGCACTCTGGTTTGCAGATAATGAAAGCTTTATCCAGGCTATACCTGACATCATCAAAGATGGAGACAATGTTCTGGTAAAAGCTTCTCACGGAATGAATTTCCCACAGATTGTTCACGCTCTGGAAGAATTATAG
- a CDS encoding D-alanine--D-alanine ligase family protein, which translates to MKIIVLAGGLSPERDVSLLSGAGICKTLREMGHQAFLLDVFFGLPCDSDKLEEVFDRPDGGLEISKGISTSVPDLDALRKSRPDQSPSEIGPNVIELCQMADITFMALHGSIGENGKLQATFDNLGIKYTGPNSLGCTLSMNKLVTKQIFKTSGVPTPRGTSLTSKTKDTPLDELGYYLPLVVKPCSNGSSIGVYICHTEEEYYDAIHKSFDVDNTDEVVIEPFIKGREFACGILAGKALPLVEIVPKDGLFDYANKYQAGGASEICPPVSLDEETQELIQRAGERAFEALRMDVYSRADFIVSDADGEFYCLEMNALPGMTAASLLPKAAKAAGYEYSELCEAIIQESIKARY; encoded by the coding sequence ATGAAAATTATAGTATTAGCAGGCGGACTCAGTCCGGAAAGAGATGTATCCTTACTTTCAGGAGCCGGAATCTGTAAAACTCTCCGTGAAATGGGACATCAGGCATTCCTTCTGGATGTGTTCTTCGGCCTTCCATGCGATTCTGATAAATTAGAAGAAGTATTCGACCGCCCGGACGGCGGACTTGAGATTTCCAAAGGAATCTCTACTTCTGTACCGGATCTTGATGCACTGCGCAAGTCACGTCCGGACCAATCACCTTCCGAGATCGGACCAAATGTCATTGAACTCTGCCAGATGGCTGATATCACATTCATGGCACTTCACGGTTCCATCGGTGAAAACGGAAAACTCCAGGCAACATTCGACAACCTGGGAATCAAATATACAGGACCAAACTCTCTTGGATGTACACTGTCCATGAACAAACTGGTTACAAAACAGATCTTCAAGACCAGTGGTGTTCCGACTCCAAGAGGAACTTCCCTGACATCTAAGACAAAAGATACCCCTCTGGACGAGCTTGGTTACTATCTTCCACTGGTTGTAAAACCATGCTCTAACGGATCTAGTATCGGTGTATACATCTGCCACACAGAAGAAGAATATTACGATGCAATCCACAAATCCTTCGATGTTGACAACACAGACGAAGTTGTCATCGAACCATTTATCAAGGGCCGTGAATTCGCCTGCGGTATCCTTGCCGGAAAAGCTCTTCCGCTTGTTGAGATCGTTCCAAAGGACGGACTCTTCGACTATGCGAACAAATATCAGGCAGGCGGCGCTTCCGAGATCTGTCCTCCTGTATCTCTCGATGAAGAGACGCAAGAATTGATCCAGCGTGCCGGAGAACGTGCATTCGAAGCACTTCGCATGGATGTATATTCCCGTGCCGACTTTATCGTATCCGATGCAGACGGTGAATTCTACTGTCTGGAAATGAACGCCCTTCCTGGAATGACAGCAGCAAGCCTTCTTCCGAAAGCTGCCAAGGCTGCCGGATATGAATACAGTGAACTTTGCGAGGCTATCATTCAGGAATCTATAAAAGCCCGCTATTAA
- a CDS encoding nicotinate phosphoribosyltransferase, with the protein MSKRNLTLLTDLYELTMMQGYYEKGQNENVIFDVFFRQNPCNNGYSVCAGLDQVIDYIKNLHFTYDDVDYLRGLGIFKEDFLHYLSGFHFSGDIYAIPEGTVVFPKEPLLKVVAPIMEAQLVETAILNIINHQSLIATKTSRIVFAANGDGIMEFGLRRAQGPDAGLYGARAAMIGGCVGTSNVLAGQMFDVPVMGTHAHSWIMSFPDEYTAFKTYAEMYPDNCTLLVDTYDTLKSGVPNAIRVFQEFKDAGKPLIKYGIRLDSGDLAYLSKEARKMLDEAGFPEATICASNDLDEFLLHDLKMQGAAIDSWGVGTNLITSKDCPSFGGVYKLAAIQNEEGEFVPKIKISENTEKITNPGNKTIYRIYEKASGKIKADLICFADEVIDPKQDLLLFDPMDTWKKTKLAGGTYNVREILLPIFKNGECLYKSPTLKEIAAYCREEKDTLWDETKRLFYPHRVYVDLSQKLYAVKQSLLDQMTMTD; encoded by the coding sequence ATGAGCAAACGAAATCTTACCTTGCTGACAGATCTGTACGAACTTACTATGATGCAAGGATATTATGAAAAAGGGCAGAACGAAAATGTCATCTTCGATGTATTTTTCCGCCAGAACCCTTGTAACAACGGATATTCTGTATGTGCAGGTCTTGATCAGGTAATCGATTATATAAAGAATTTGCATTTTACTTATGATGATGTAGACTATTTAAGAGGTCTTGGAATCTTCAAAGAAGATTTCCTTCATTATCTGAGCGGCTTCCACTTCAGCGGTGACATCTATGCCATCCCGGAGGGAACAGTCGTATTTCCGAAGGAACCTCTTCTGAAAGTGGTTGCTCCGATCATGGAAGCACAGCTTGTTGAGACGGCGATCCTGAATATCATCAATCATCAGTCTCTGATTGCAACCAAGACTTCCCGTATCGTATTCGCAGCCAATGGCGACGGTATCATGGAATTCGGCCTTCGCCGTGCCCAGGGACCGGATGCAGGATTATACGGTGCAAGAGCAGCGATGATCGGCGGATGTGTCGGTACTTCCAATGTACTTGCCGGACAGATGTTCGACGTTCCTGTTATGGGAACCCACGCGCACAGCTGGATCATGAGTTTCCCGGATGAGTACACCGCATTCAAAACTTATGCAGAGATGTATCCGGACAATTGTACACTCTTAGTTGACACTTACGATACTTTAAAATCCGGTGTTCCGAATGCCATCCGCGTATTCCAGGAATTTAAAGACGCCGGAAAACCTCTGATCAAATACGGAATCCGCCTGGACAGCGGTGACCTTGCATATTTATCAAAAGAAGCCAGAAAGATGTTAGATGAAGCCGGATTCCCGGAAGCTACCATCTGTGCTTCTAACGATCTGGACGAGTTCCTTCTCCACGATCTTAAGATGCAGGGGGCAGCCATTGATTCCTGGGGTGTCGGTACCAATCTGATCACTTCCAAGGACTGTCCTTCATTCGGAGGTGTGTACAAGCTTGCAGCCATCCAGAATGAAGAAGGCGAATTTGTTCCTAAGATAAAAATATCTGAAAATACTGAGAAGATCACCAACCCTGGCAATAAGACAATCTATCGTATCTACGAAAAAGCAAGCGGAAAGATCAAAGCTGATCTCATCTGCTTTGCCGATGAAGTCATTGATCCAAAACAGGATCTGCTTCTCTTCGATCCTATGGATACCTGGAAGAAGACTAAGCTTGCCGGTGGTACTTACAACGTACGTGAAATTCTCTTACCAATCTTCAAGAACGGCGAGTGCCTCTACAAATCTCCTACATTAAAGGAGATCGCAGCATACTGCCGTGAGGAGAAAGATACGTTATGGGACGAGACCAAGCGTCTCTTCTACCCGCACAGAGTTTACGTGGATCTTTCCCAGAAACTCTACGCTGTAAAACAATCATTACTTGATCAGATGACTATGACAGATTAA
- a CDS encoding lysophospholipid acyltransferase family protein codes for MIRLIFVALFVVLFLIIGIPVLGIEWLIGKVSKKTMDYSSLRLVQWAFNMIIKLAGIELTVIGEENISEGPVLYIGNHRSFFDIVITYARCKNLTGYIAKKEMLSIPLLRTWMKRLYCLFLDRENPKEGLKTILQAIDYVKHGISICIFPEGTRNKGEELSLLPFHNGSFKIAEKTGCPIIPMSLNNTCDIFEGHFPFIKKTHVILEYGKPIYPKELDKDEKKRIGEYCSNIISETIHKNQALV; via the coding sequence ATGATAAGACTTATTTTTGTCGCCTTATTCGTAGTTCTATTTCTGATCATCGGTATTCCGGTTCTTGGAATTGAATGGCTGATCGGCAAAGTCAGCAAAAAAACTATGGATTATTCCAGTCTGCGGCTGGTTCAGTGGGCATTTAATATGATCATTAAGCTTGCCGGTATCGAACTTACCGTGATCGGAGAGGAGAATATATCGGAAGGACCGGTTCTTTATATCGGAAATCACAGAAGCTTCTTTGACATCGTTATCACTTACGCCAGATGTAAGAATCTGACCGGTTATATTGCCAAAAAGGAGATGCTTTCTATCCCGCTTCTTCGCACATGGATGAAACGCCTCTATTGCCTCTTCCTTGACAGGGAGAATCCAAAAGAAGGACTGAAGACCATCCTGCAGGCAATCGATTATGTAAAACACGGTATTTCCATCTGCATCTTCCCGGAAGGCACCCGGAATAAAGGGGAAGAATTATCCTTACTTCCGTTCCATAACGGTTCCTTTAAGATCGCAGAAAAGACCGGCTGTCCGATCATACCGATGAGTCTTAATAACACCTGTGATATTTTCGAAGGACATTTCCCGTTCATCAAAAAGACTCATGTCATCTTAGAATATGGCAAACCGATCTATCCGAAAGAACTGGATAAAGACGAGAAAAAGCGTATCGGAGAATATTGCAGTAATATCATCAGTGAAACCATTCATAAGAATCAGGCACTTGTATAG
- a CDS encoding protease complex subunit PrcB family protein, which yields MKKRRWTAAAVAVMLLFTGCSFGTLKEQKTGEIEYEIVKKEEIPEKLKEEIAEAEKSEMWISYADTGNEGRYLYIVKGYGRQETTGYSIEVNECYETEHTVVVRTTLLGPQKKEKTHKKKTYPYIVIKIPYTDKQIIYE from the coding sequence ATGAAAAAAAGAAGATGGACCGCGGCAGCCGTCGCAGTGATGTTGCTGTTTACCGGCTGTAGTTTTGGCACGTTAAAAGAACAGAAAACAGGAGAGATAGAATATGAGATCGTAAAGAAAGAAGAAATCCCCGAAAAATTAAAAGAAGAGATTGCAGAAGCCGAAAAGTCGGAGATGTGGATCAGTTATGCAGATACGGGGAATGAAGGCAGATACCTTTATATAGTAAAAGGATACGGACGGCAGGAAACGACAGGATACAGCATCGAAGTGAATGAGTGTTATGAGACGGAACATACAGTGGTCGTACGTACAACACTTCTCGGGCCACAGAAGAAAGAAAAGACGCATAAGAAAAAGACATATCCATATATTGTCATAAAGATACCATATACGGATAAACAGATCATATATGAATAA